A region of the Candidatus Cloacimonadota bacterium genome:
AGTCTGGCACGCAAATACGGCACCCGGGTTGTTGCTTTAAAAGATGGTAATATTGTGTTCGATGGAACGCCAATTGAAATAGACGAGAAGAAATTCAAAGATATTTATGGAGAAGATGCTGAGGAGGTTGAAATAAGATGAAGAAACATAGCAGAACAAAAGCATTTATTCAATCGATTGCAACCGATCTTCTTTTCTGGATATACCTTTTCTCATGCCTGTACTATCTCTTTCATAAATGGACCGGATTCACTGCGGATTTATTGTACATCGGTCTCGCAGCAGTCATCGCTACAATCCTTTTCCAGATATTACGAATCTCAATCGGTGTAAAAGTATTTTTTTCCAAAAAGAAAGCAAAGAAAAGCCTTTTCAGGTCCGCTTTAAGCTATTTTATAATCATTGCATTGCTTGTAACATTTATAGTAGGAATAAATATTGTTGGTGTGGATTTTTATAAATTCTTCACAAAATTCCAGAATGCAGGTGGAATTGCATCCGGTATTTTTGATCCAAGTATTACTGGCTATTCACTTTCTGCGACCTCCATTGATAATTTACAAAAAGAGAATGTACCGCAAGATGTACTCAGTTCCCTGGAAGGTGTTGTTAACAGAAAATTTGCCACAAAAAAAGTATTCCTTGATGAACTCAAAAAACGTCTGGACGACTCGCAACTTCGAGAATATAAATCAGAAATATTTAAAAATGCCGATAAGAATAATGAACTATTAAACAAAGCTCTTTCTGCGCTTGCTGAAACGATTTTCCTTG
Encoded here:
- the phnE gene encoding phosphonate ABC transporter, permease protein PhnE, which codes for MKKHSRTKAFIQSIATDLLFWIYLFSCLYYLFHKWTGFTADLLYIGLAAVIATILFQILRISIGVKVFFSKKKAKKSLFRSALSYFIIIALLVTFIVGINIVGVDFYKFFTKFQNAGGIASGIFDPSITGYSLSATSIDNLQKENVPQDVLSSLEGVVNRKFATKKVFLDELKKRLDDSQLREYKSEIFKNADKNNELLNKALSALAETIFLALLATVFAIPFAFILSFFAARNLMPKTWLGNTVYIVIRTVATIFRSIEAIVWAIIFSVWVGIGPFAGMLALMIHSIAALTKLYSEQIENIDSGPVEAIKATGASTLQTWIYAVIPQIVSPFLAFTIYRWDINVRMATIVGFVGGGGIGLLLLQQQQLLRWHNVGLLIWLIAFVVWVMDMVSAKVREKLVGM